The Ammospiza caudacuta isolate bAmmCau1 chromosome 17, bAmmCau1.pri, whole genome shotgun sequence genome has a segment encoding these proteins:
- the MPRIP gene encoding myosin phosphatase Rho-interacting protein isoform X2, giving the protein MAAKDNPCRKFQANIFNKSKCQNCFKPRESHLLNDEDLNQAKPIYGGWLLLAPEGTDFDNPVHRSRKWQRRFFILYEHGLLRYALDEMPTTLPQGTINMNQCTDVVDGEGRTGQKFSLCILTPEKEHFIRAENKEIISGWLEMLIVYPRTNKQNQKKKRKVEPPTPQEPGPAKMAVTSSNIPSAEKVPATKSTLWQEEMRGKDQADGGSGIGPAQSPMQGQAGAASSMKDPVLDSKEEESSMNGDRIDCGRKTRVESGYFSLEKTKQDSKLEEQQLPPPPSPPSPSTPNNRRSQVIEKFEALDIENAEHMETSAPGGAALSSETRQGRSEKRVFPRKRDFTCEGAAVGSILDVSASPLSPHRRAKSLDRRSTESSMTPDLLNFKKGWLTKQYEDGQWKKHWFVLTDQSLRYYRDSVAEEAADLDGEIDLSTCYDVTEYPVQRNYGFQIHTKEGEFTLSAMTSGIRRNWIQTIMKHVRPTTAPDVTSSLPEEKSKTGSSFESGPKPSEKPDAEQAELDTEQKRSRARERRREGRSKTFDWAEFRPIQQALVQERANAADSSSSGSAAFPRDAGAADADPGELERERARRREERRKRFEMIDAVDGAGSEEALRMEVDRILPVPGDIKPQNVHVEIEQRWHQVETTPLREEKQIPITPLHLAHAEEREEGLTKQHLTTLLEKELEQKQKEALELLEQNRYLQDQLKVALGREQSAREGYVLQTEVAASPSGAWQRLHKVNQDLQSELEAQCQRQEVINQQIQSLKRSYAEAKDVIRHHEAEIQSLQARLSNAAAELAIKEQTLAKLKSDLRSEKEKAKEQLEEWQHGEAALSSQLKASEQKLKSAEALLLEKTQELRDLEMQQALQRDHQKEVQRLQDRIADLSGQLNASEQARVLMEEKLQKNYEALLESCERERQVLIRSLKEVEDKANEYENQLQNSEQQMEILQKEKLSAKFEGSELVHQLEEQLAMKEASIQKLAEHIKELERERDQIKCRFHELMNQVAESDNEVAKLQAKLKMEETNYHNLEQSFEEVSDQFRGVQEVLKEKEEELRHVKEMHLRIVEKKDQDLSEALVKVVALDSSLEETKVKLKAKEEALKKLASVGTGPCAEEAEGLGPSLEVDENHPSQLGQTQDVLPAMTYALKEEEDEVLETSQRQVEEFGSPSKVVELQDQELVQKALAKPDVGIMGAKRQRIRFSSIQCQKYIHPDGSEKNWTSSTSSDTSQDRSLSEESMSSEPALGYPSSGTSDSETYLSIIHSLETKLYITEEKLKDVTMKLESQHGHNQETLIALHHQWASTESQLREQLQTSLSQVNALISQLESERQEKFKLIESHVSELGGFQMKNDQALTCLEKCREQLRSLPKSDKDKEGDLFLVTLSSMEATLSNAIQALSGAPVLSEYQQSESLTRESPTPEGGDLGEEEHISKEQQADVFDTGQLRWLSERVAFEASLINQIAESLKNASSEIAQLLREIQGTAEVVLLEPASVSHTANDLASVLSKKLLLEGEFWSQVEELRAYLSTREGEAEGKTETSLGISPCFLSAVADATLIKAELGFVAEKMRESFHQRLKAIEEELHNTKTALQQHKCMLEEIIKAYRTPEFDGVMHQISEALEIQKDASERIQISWDGSRVQMVPCQELAKVEETGSAPDRSSEALVSIQEDLAQQLKDKSNVLKEISVALLSLPPEEAMRDCQKLLKMSQSLSYHSCMGDLERYSSLLVRDAIVQAQVCYAACKVRLEHEREMKSYKESLQSMDALCQERVKTVSLLRDEYEELLRKQQGEYSEVIAVLERENADLKAKVSQLDNQRRLLEEEGHEHSKSLSELQGRYEEEIRNVIEQLNRTEDALKAERVEGLSQLDAVVRDKQNMEQYHLEQMQTLEEKFQAKIKELQVIHGEELQALQEHYSQNLQRLQETLDEYQRQHPEASPAVAPGSGDTWVAREGGGAGQDPGSDPDSMHGLRERIQELEAQMNVMRDELENKHLEGNASTLREKYQKDFENLKATCERGFAAMEETHQKKIEDLQRQHQRELEKLREEKDRLLAEETAATISAIEAMKNAHREELERELEKSQRSQISSVNADIEALRRQYLEELQSVQRELEVLSEQYSQKCLENAHLAQALEAERQALRQCQRENQELNAHNQELNNRLAAEITRLRTLLTGEGGGEAAGSPLTQGKDAYELEVLLRVKESEIQYLKQEISSLKDELQTALRDKKYASDKYKDIYTELSIVKAKADCDISRLKEQLKAATEAQGEKSPVNTTVSGYDIMKSKSNPDFLKKDRSSVSRQLRNIRSKSVIEQVSWDN; this is encoded by the exons CCAACCACCCTCCCCCAGGGCACCATCAACATGAACCAGTGCACGGACGTGGTGGACGGggagggcaggacagggcagaagTTCTCCCTGTGCATCCTGACCCCGGAGAAGGAGCATTTCATCCGAGCTGAGAACAAGGAGATCATCAGTGG GTGGCTGGAGATGCTGATTGTCTATCCCAGGACAAACAAGCAGAAtcagaagaagaagaggaaggtaGAGCCCCCAACTCCCCAG GAGCCTGGTCCTGCTAAGATGGCTGTGACCAGCAGCAACATTCCCAGCGCTGAGAAGGTTCCTGCCACCAAGTCCACGCtctggcaggaagaaatgaggGGCAAAGACCAAGCAGATGGGGGCAGTGGCATTGgtccagcccagagccccatgcaaggccaggctggggctgccagctCCATGAAGGACCCTGTGCTGGACAGCAAGGAAG AGGAGAGCTCCATGAACGGGGACCGGATAGACTGCGGGCGGAAGACGCGTGTCGAGAGCGGGTACTTCTCCTTGGAGAAGACCAAACAAGACTCGAAGCTGGAAGAGCAGCAACTGCCACCCCCACCAAgcccacccagccccagcaccccgAACAACAG GAGATCCCAGGTGATTGAGAAATTCGAGGCGCTGGATATTGAGAATGCAGAGCACATGGAGACGAGCGCGCCGGGAGGCGCCGCCCTGTCCAGCGAGACGcggcagggcaggagtgagaAGAGGGTTTTCCCAAGGAAACGG GACTTCACTTGTGAGGGAGCAGCCGTGGGCTCCATCCTGGACGTGTCTGCGTCACCTCTGTCCCCACACCGCAGGGCAAAGTCACTGGACAGAAGGTCCACGGAGTCCTCAATGACG CCCGACCTGCTGAACTTCAAGAAGGGCTGGTTGACAAAGCAGTATGAGGATGGGCAG TGGAAGAAGCACTGGTTTGTGCTGACTGACCAGAGCCTGAGATACTACCGGGATTCAGTGGCAGAGGAG gcagctgacCTGGATGGAGAAATCGATTTATCCACGTGCTATGATGTCACTGAGTACCCAGTTCAGCGGAACTACGGCTTCCAGATCCAT ACAAAGGAAGGGGAGTTCACCCTCTCTGCCATGACATCGGGCATCCGCCGCAACTGGATCCAGACCATCATGAAACACGTTCGCCCCACCACTGCTCCTGATGTGACAAG CTCGCTGCcggaagagaaaagcaaaacaggCTCTTCCTTCGAGAGCGGCCCAAAGCCGAGCGAGAAGCCGGATGCGGAACAAGCCGAGCTGGACACGGAGCAGAAGCGGAGCCGCGCCCGGGAGCGCCGACGAGAAGGACGCTCCAAGACGTTTGACTGGGCTGAATTCCGCCCCATCCAGCAGGCCCTGGTGCAGGAGCGTGCCAACGCTGCAGACTCCTCCAGCAGCGGCTCGGCCGCCTTCCCCAGGGACGCCGGAGCCGCCGATGCCGACCCCGGGGAGCTGGAGCGGGAGCGCGCCCGGCGGCGCGAGGAGCGGCGCAAGCGCTTCGAGATGATCGATGCCGTGGACGGGGCAGGGTCAGAAGAGGCGCTGAGGATGGAGGTGGACAGgatcctgcctgtccctggagACATCAAACCACAGAACGTCCATGTGGAGATCGAGCAGCGCTGGCACCAGGTGGAGACCACCCCGCTGCGGGAGGAGAAGCAGATCCCCATCACGCCCCTGCACCTCGCCCACGCCGAGGAGCGGGAAGAGGGGCTGACCAAGCAGCACCTGACCACGCTGCTGGAGAAGGAG ctggagcagaagcagaaggaggccctggagctcctggagcagaacCGGTACCTGCAGGATCAGCTGAAAGTGGCTCTGGGCCGGGAGCAGAGCGCCCGGGAGGGCTACGTGTTGCAG ACCGAGGTGGCCGCCTCGCCATCAGGTGCCTGGCAGAGGCTTCACAAAGTCAACCAAGACCTCCAAAGCGAGCTGGAAGCCCAATGCCAGCGCCAAGAGGTGATCAATCAGCAGATTCAGTCGCTGAAGCGCAGCTACGCCGAGGCCAAGGACGTGATCCGGCACCACGAGGCCGAGATTCAGAGCCTGCAGGCGAGGCTCAGTAACGCGGCGGCCGAGCTCGCCATCAAGGAGCAGACCCTGGCCAAGCTCAAGAGCGACCTGAGGAGCGAGAAGGAGAAagccaaggagcagctggaggagtgGCAGCACGGCGAGGCCGCgctcagctcccagctgaaGGCCAGCGAGCAGAAGCTGAAGAGCGCGGAGgcgctgctgctggagaagacGCAGGAGCTGCGGGACCTGGAGAtgcagcaggctctgcagagggaccaCCAGAAGGAAGTGCAGCGGCTCCAGGACAGGATCGCAGACCTCAGCGGGCAGCTGAATGCCAGCGAGCAGGCGCGGGTCCTCatggaggagaagctgcagaagaaCTACGAGGCTTTGCTGGAGAGCTGCGAGAGGGAGAGGCAGGTTTTGATACGGAGCCTGAAGGAGGTGGAGGACAAGGCCAACGAGTATGAGAATCAGCTGCAGAACAGCGAGCAGCAAATGGAGATTCTGCAGAAGGAGAAGCTGAGCGCCAAGTTCGAAGGCAGCGAGCTTGTCCaccagctggaggagcagctggccATGAAGGAGGCCAGCATCCAAAAACTTGCTGAGCACATCAAGGAGCTCGAAAGGGAGAGAGATCAGATCAAGTGCCGGTTCCACGAGCTCATGAATCAGGTGGCCGAGTCGGATAACGAAGTTGCAAAGCTACAAGCAAAGTTGAAAATGGAAGAGACCAACTACCACAATCTGGAGCAGTCGTTTGAGGAGGTGTCGGATCAGTTCCGGGGGGTGCAGGAGGtgctgaaagagaaagaagaagagcTGAGACACGTTAAGGAAATGCACTTGAGAATTGTGGAGAAGAAAGATCAAGATCTCAGTGAGGCTTTGGTTAAAGTGGTTGCTTTAGATAGCAGTTTAGAGGAGACTAAAGTAAAGCTAAAGGCCAAGGAAGAGGCTTTAAAGAAATTAGCTAGTGTGGGCACAGGTCCATGTGCTGAGGAGGCAGAAGGCCTTGGCCCCAGTCTTGAGGTGGATGAAAATCATCCATCCCAACTGGGGCAAACTCAGGATGTCCTCCCAGCTATGACTTATGCactgaaggaggaggaggatgaggttCTTGAGACCAGTCAGAGGCAAGTGGAGGAATTTGGCTCCCCATCTAAAGTTGTAGAGCTCCAGGACCAAGAGTTGGTTCAGAAAGCTTTAGCAAAGCCTGATGTAGGAATCATGGGGGCCAAGAGGCAAAGGATCCGTTTTTCAAGCATCCAGTGTCAAAAGTACATCCATCCAGACGGATCAGAGAAAAACTGGACAAGCAGTACCTCTTCAGACACAAGCCAGGACAGATCTCTGTCTGAAGAAAGCATGTCCTCAGAGCCAGCTCTGGGTTACCCCTCATCAGGGACCAGTGATTCTGAGACTTATCTCTCCATCATCCATTCCCTGGAAACCAAACTGTACATTACAGAGGAGAAGCTCAAAGATGTGACGATGAAGCTTGAAAGCCAGCACGGCCACAACCAGGAGACGCTCATCGCCCTGCACCATCAGTGGGCCAGCACGGAGTCCCAGCTGCGGGAACAGCTTCAGACCAGCTTGTCCCAAGTCAATGCTTTGATCTCACAGCTGGAGAGCGAGAGGCAGGAAAAGTTCAAGCTCATAGAAAGTCACGTCAGCGAGCTGGGAGGTTTCCAGATGAAAAACGATCAAGCGCTGACTTGCTTAGAGAAGTGCAGGGAGCAGCTAAGATCCTTGCCCAAATCAGACAAGGATAAAGAGGGTGATTTGTTCCTTGTTACTCTGTCTAGCATGGAAGCAACTTTATCAAATGCAATCCAGGCCTTGAGTGGAGCGCCAGTCCTATCAGAGTATCAGCAGAGTGAAAGCCTCACCAGGGAGAGCCCCACTCCAGAAGGAGGGGATCTGGGAGAAGAGGAGCACATCTCCAAGGAGCAACAAGCAGATGTGTTTGACACCGGCCAGCTGAGGTGGCTTTCTGAGAGGGTGGCATTTGAGGCCTCTCTCATCAACCAAATAGCAGAGTCTTTGAAAAATGCGAGCTCTGAGATAGCCCAGCTTCTGAGAGAGATCCAGGGAACGGCAGAGGTGGTTTTGTTGGAGCCAGCAAGTGTTTCTCATACAGCCAATGATTTGGCCAGCGTCCTGTCtaaaaagctgctgctggaaggggaGTTTTGGAGCCAGGTGGAGGAGCTGAGAGCATATTTGAGCACTAGagaaggagaagctgagggtAAAACAGAAACAAGTTTGGGCATTTCCCCATGTTTTCTCAGTGCTGTAGCAGATGCTACATTGATCAAGGCAGAACTTGGGTTTGTTGCAGAGAAAATGAGGGAATCTTTTCATCAGAGGTTAAAAGCAATTGAAGAAGAGCTCCATAATACCAAAAcagctctccagcagcacaaatgCATGTTGGAGGAGATCATCAAAGCATACAGGACTCCTGAGTTTGACGGAGTTATGCACCAGATTTCTGAAGCACTTGAAATTCAAAAAGATGCTTCGGAAAGAATACAAATCTCTTGGGATGGGAGCCGTGTCCAAATGGTGCCATGCCAGGAATTAGCCAAGGTGGAGGAGACTGGCAGTGCCCCGGACCGTAGTAGTGAAGCTCTTGTTTCCATTCAGGAAGATCTTGCCCAGCAGCTAAAGGACAAATCCAATGTTCTGAAGGAGATATCTGTTGCCTTACTCTCTCTGCCTCCCGAGGAGGCCATGAGAGACTGTCAGAAGCTCCTGAAGATGTCCCAGAGTCTTTCCTACCATTCGTGTATGGGAGACCTGGAGCGGTATTCGTCTCTGTTAGTCCGCGATGCCATTGTACAGGCTCAGGTTTGTTACGCCGCTTGCAAAGTCCGGCTGGAGCACGAGAGGGAGATGAAGTCCTACAAGGAGTCCCTGCAGAGCATGGatgccctgtgccaggagcgCGTGAAGACGGTGTCTCTCCTGCGCGACGAGTacgaggagctgctgaggaagcagcagggcGAGTACAGCGAGGTGATCGCCGTGCTGGAGAGGGAGAACGCTGACCTCAAGGCAAAGGTGTCCCAGCTGGACAACCAGCGCAGGCTCCTGGAGGAGGAAGGGCACGAGCACAGCAAGAGCTTGAGCGAGCTGCAGGGGCGGTACGAGGAGGAGATCCGAAACGTCATCGAGCAGCTCAACAGGACCGAGGATGCCCTGAAGGCTGAGAGGGTGGAGGGGCTCAGCCAGCTGGACGCCGTTGTCCGCGACAAGCAGAACATGGAGCAGTATCACCTGGAGCAGATGCAAACGCTGGAGGAGAAGTTCCAGGCCAAGATCAAGGAGCTGCAGGTCATCCACGGCGAGGAGCTGCAGGCGCTGCAGGAGCACTACAGCCAGAACCTGCAGCGCCTGCAAGAGACCCTGGATGAGTACCAGAGGCAGCACCCGGAGGCGTCCCCCGCGGTGGCCccgggctctggggacacctgggtggCCAGAGAGGGGGGTGGCGCCGGGCAGGACCCCGGCAGCGACCCCGACTCCATGCACGGCCTGAGGGAACGcatccaggagctggaggccCAGATGAACGTCATGAGGGATGAGCTGGAGAACAAACATCTGGAGGGGAACGCTTCCACGTTGAGGGAAAAATACCAGAAAGACTTTGAAAACCTAAAG GCAACATGTGAGAGGGGCTTTGCAGCCATGGAGGAGACGCACCAGAAGAAGATCGAGGACCTGCAGCGGCAGCACCAGCGGGAGCTGGAGAAGCTGCGGGAGGAGAAGGATCGCCTGCTGGCAGAGGAAACGGCTGCCACCATCTCAG CCATCGAAGCCATGAAGAACGCGCACCGGGAGGAGCTGGAGCGGGAGCTGGAGAAGTCCCAGCGCTCCCAGATCAGCAGCGTCAACGCCGACATCGAGGCCCTCCGGAGGCAGTACCT ggaggagctgcagtcGGTGCAGcgggagctggaggtgctgtcGGAGCAGTATTCCCAGAAGTGTTTGGAGAACGCGCACCTGGCGCAGGCGCTGGAGGCTGAGAGGCAGGCCCTCCGCCAGTGCCAGCGGGAGAACCAGGAGCTCAACGCCCACAACCAG gagCTGAATAACCGCCTGGCTGCGGAGATCACGCGACTGCGGACCCTGCTGACCGGGGAGGGCGGGGGAGAGGCTGCTGGGTCGCCTCTCACGCAGGGCAAGGACGCCTACGAGCTGGAg GTCCTGCTGCGGGTGAAAGAATCCGAAATCCAGTACCTGAAGCAGGAGATCAGCTCCCTCAAAGatgagctgcagacagcactgAGG GATAAGAAATACGCCAGCGACAAGTACAAAGACATCTACACGGAGCTGAGCATCGTGAAGGCCAAGGCAGACTGTGATATCAGCAGGTTGAAAGAGCAGCTGAAAGCAGCCACAGAAGCTCAGGGAGAGAAatcccctgtgaacaccactgTATCGGGATATG ATATTATGAAATCAAAAAGCAACCCTGATTTCTTGAAGAAAGACAGATCCAGTGTTAGCCGGCAACTAAGGAATATCAGGTCAAAG
- the MPRIP gene encoding myosin phosphatase Rho-interacting protein isoform X5, whose translation MAAKDNPCRKFQANIFNKSKCQNCFKPRESHLLNDEDLNQAKPIYGGWLLLAPEGTDFDNPVHRSRKWQRRFFILYEHGLLRYALDEMPTTLPQGTINMNQCTDVVDGEGRTGQKFSLCILTPEKEHFIRAENKEIISGWLEMLIVYPRTNKQNQKKKRKVEPPTPQEPGPAKMAVTSSNIPSAEKVPATKSTLWQEEMRGKDQADGGSGIGPAQSPMQGQAGAASSMKDPVLDSKEEESSMNGDRIDCGRKTRVESGYFSLEKTKQDSKLEEQQLPPPPSPPSPSTPNNRRSQVIEKFEALDIENAEHMETSAPGGAALSSETRQGRSEKRVFPRKRDFTCEGAAVGSILDVSASPLSPHRRAKSLDRRSTESSMTPDLLNFKKGWLTKQYEDGQWKKHWFVLTDQSLRYYRDSVAEEAADLDGEIDLSTCYDVTEYPVQRNYGFQIHTKEGEFTLSAMTSGIRRNWIQTIMKHVRPTTAPDVTSSLPEEKSKTGSSFESGPKPSEKPDAEQAELDTEQKRSRARERRREGRSKTFDWAEFRPIQQALVQERANAADSSSSGSAAFPRDAGAADADPGELERERARRREERRKRFEMIDAVDGAGSEEALRMEVDRILPVPGDIKPQNVHVEIEQRWHQVETTPLREEKQIPITPLHLAHAEEREEGLTKQHLTTLLEKELEQKQKEALELLEQNRYLQDQLKVALGREQSAREGYVLQATCERGFAAMEETHQKKIEDLQRQHQRELEKLREEKDRLLAEETAATISAIEAMKNAHREELERELEKSQRSQISSVNADIEALRRQYLEELQSVQRELEVLSEQYSQKCLENAHLAQALEAERQALRQCQRENQELNAHNQELNNRLAAEITRLRTLLTGEGGGEAAGSPLTQGKDAYELEVLLRVKESEIQYLKQEISSLKDELQTALRDKKYASDKYKDIYTELSIVKAKADCDISRLKEQLKAATEAQGEKSPVNTTVSGYDIMKSKSNPDFLKKDRSSVSRQLRNIRSKSVIEQVSWDN comes from the exons CCAACCACCCTCCCCCAGGGCACCATCAACATGAACCAGTGCACGGACGTGGTGGACGGggagggcaggacagggcagaagTTCTCCCTGTGCATCCTGACCCCGGAGAAGGAGCATTTCATCCGAGCTGAGAACAAGGAGATCATCAGTGG GTGGCTGGAGATGCTGATTGTCTATCCCAGGACAAACAAGCAGAAtcagaagaagaagaggaaggtaGAGCCCCCAACTCCCCAG GAGCCTGGTCCTGCTAAGATGGCTGTGACCAGCAGCAACATTCCCAGCGCTGAGAAGGTTCCTGCCACCAAGTCCACGCtctggcaggaagaaatgaggGGCAAAGACCAAGCAGATGGGGGCAGTGGCATTGgtccagcccagagccccatgcaaggccaggctggggctgccagctCCATGAAGGACCCTGTGCTGGACAGCAAGGAAG AGGAGAGCTCCATGAACGGGGACCGGATAGACTGCGGGCGGAAGACGCGTGTCGAGAGCGGGTACTTCTCCTTGGAGAAGACCAAACAAGACTCGAAGCTGGAAGAGCAGCAACTGCCACCCCCACCAAgcccacccagccccagcaccccgAACAACAG GAGATCCCAGGTGATTGAGAAATTCGAGGCGCTGGATATTGAGAATGCAGAGCACATGGAGACGAGCGCGCCGGGAGGCGCCGCCCTGTCCAGCGAGACGcggcagggcaggagtgagaAGAGGGTTTTCCCAAGGAAACGG GACTTCACTTGTGAGGGAGCAGCCGTGGGCTCCATCCTGGACGTGTCTGCGTCACCTCTGTCCCCACACCGCAGGGCAAAGTCACTGGACAGAAGGTCCACGGAGTCCTCAATGACG CCCGACCTGCTGAACTTCAAGAAGGGCTGGTTGACAAAGCAGTATGAGGATGGGCAG TGGAAGAAGCACTGGTTTGTGCTGACTGACCAGAGCCTGAGATACTACCGGGATTCAGTGGCAGAGGAG gcagctgacCTGGATGGAGAAATCGATTTATCCACGTGCTATGATGTCACTGAGTACCCAGTTCAGCGGAACTACGGCTTCCAGATCCAT ACAAAGGAAGGGGAGTTCACCCTCTCTGCCATGACATCGGGCATCCGCCGCAACTGGATCCAGACCATCATGAAACACGTTCGCCCCACCACTGCTCCTGATGTGACAAG CTCGCTGCcggaagagaaaagcaaaacaggCTCTTCCTTCGAGAGCGGCCCAAAGCCGAGCGAGAAGCCGGATGCGGAACAAGCCGAGCTGGACACGGAGCAGAAGCGGAGCCGCGCCCGGGAGCGCCGACGAGAAGGACGCTCCAAGACGTTTGACTGGGCTGAATTCCGCCCCATCCAGCAGGCCCTGGTGCAGGAGCGTGCCAACGCTGCAGACTCCTCCAGCAGCGGCTCGGCCGCCTTCCCCAGGGACGCCGGAGCCGCCGATGCCGACCCCGGGGAGCTGGAGCGGGAGCGCGCCCGGCGGCGCGAGGAGCGGCGCAAGCGCTTCGAGATGATCGATGCCGTGGACGGGGCAGGGTCAGAAGAGGCGCTGAGGATGGAGGTGGACAGgatcctgcctgtccctggagACATCAAACCACAGAACGTCCATGTGGAGATCGAGCAGCGCTGGCACCAGGTGGAGACCACCCCGCTGCGGGAGGAGAAGCAGATCCCCATCACGCCCCTGCACCTCGCCCACGCCGAGGAGCGGGAAGAGGGGCTGACCAAGCAGCACCTGACCACGCTGCTGGAGAAGGAG ctggagcagaagcagaaggaggccctggagctcctggagcagaacCGGTACCTGCAGGATCAGCTGAAAGTGGCTCTGGGCCGGGAGCAGAGCGCCCGGGAGGGCTACGTGTTGCAG GCAACATGTGAGAGGGGCTTTGCAGCCATGGAGGAGACGCACCAGAAGAAGATCGAGGACCTGCAGCGGCAGCACCAGCGGGAGCTGGAGAAGCTGCGGGAGGAGAAGGATCGCCTGCTGGCAGAGGAAACGGCTGCCACCATCTCAG CCATCGAAGCCATGAAGAACGCGCACCGGGAGGAGCTGGAGCGGGAGCTGGAGAAGTCCCAGCGCTCCCAGATCAGCAGCGTCAACGCCGACATCGAGGCCCTCCGGAGGCAGTACCT ggaggagctgcagtcGGTGCAGcgggagctggaggtgctgtcGGAGCAGTATTCCCAGAAGTGTTTGGAGAACGCGCACCTGGCGCAGGCGCTGGAGGCTGAGAGGCAGGCCCTCCGCCAGTGCCAGCGGGAGAACCAGGAGCTCAACGCCCACAACCAG gagCTGAATAACCGCCTGGCTGCGGAGATCACGCGACTGCGGACCCTGCTGACCGGGGAGGGCGGGGGAGAGGCTGCTGGGTCGCCTCTCACGCAGGGCAAGGACGCCTACGAGCTGGAg GTCCTGCTGCGGGTGAAAGAATCCGAAATCCAGTACCTGAAGCAGGAGATCAGCTCCCTCAAAGatgagctgcagacagcactgAGG GATAAGAAATACGCCAGCGACAAGTACAAAGACATCTACACGGAGCTGAGCATCGTGAAGGCCAAGGCAGACTGTGATATCAGCAGGTTGAAAGAGCAGCTGAAAGCAGCCACAGAAGCTCAGGGAGAGAAatcccctgtgaacaccactgTATCGGGATATG ATATTATGAAATCAAAAAGCAACCCTGATTTCTTGAAGAAAGACAGATCCAGTGTTAGCCGGCAACTAAGGAATATCAGGTCAAAG